One segment of Tamlana crocina DNA contains the following:
- a CDS encoding RagB/SusD family nutrient uptake outer membrane protein translates to MRDIKKIRILVILTFLGIISSCSDYLDVVPDNVATIDNAFVDKTQAEKYLFTCYSFLPRFDDPEGNPEFYAGDEYWIFWPIPDGYATSLDPYQIARGLQNRVSPLMNFWEGGGRVPPLWQGIRSCNIFLENIDKVTDLEPFLKNRWIAEVKFLKAYYHWYLLKAYGPIPIVDENLPISANSDQVRIERQPVDDVVDYIVELIDSVTQEEVNGGLPNRIDNKTSELGRITKPIALAIKARVLVTAASPLFNGNTDFDNFLGNDGTPLFNTNFEIEKWNRALKACEEAVVACEAAGISLYEFNENAQGATDRIKTEMSIRNAVCERWNSELIWGNVGSDVPSWAVQLTASPNLDPNITSLNLKAHFAPTLRIAEMFYTENGVPIDEDKTWSYQDRYNLRTVEASDEGMQEGYKTVGLHFNREPRFYANLGFDGATWFMRNNTWDLKTKIGQHAGKKQSVLYSITGYYAKKLVNWNMVISQGGGVSLEFYPWPVMRLADLYLLYAEALNETGNNALALEYINKVRERAGLETVQTSWSTYSNNPGKYTTQDGLREIIQQERLIELALEGKRFWDLKRWKKSASRLNTPIYGWDIGQEEYETYNRRTLLFDQKFNAPRDYFWPLSDNVLTINPNLVQNPGW, encoded by the coding sequence ATGAGAGATATTAAAAAAATAAGAATACTAGTTATTTTAACCTTTTTGGGAATAATTAGTTCATGTAGTGATTATTTGGACGTTGTTCCAGATAATGTTGCTACCATCGATAACGCTTTTGTTGATAAAACTCAAGCAGAAAAGTACCTGTTTACCTGTTATTCTTTTTTACCCCGATTTGATGACCCTGAGGGGAACCCAGAGTTTTACGCAGGAGACGAATATTGGATTTTTTGGCCAATTCCCGATGGCTATGCGACTTCTTTAGACCCTTACCAAATTGCTCGCGGATTACAAAATAGAGTAAGTCCCCTAATGAATTTTTGGGAAGGCGGAGGAAGGGTGCCTCCATTATGGCAAGGGATTAGATCCTGTAACATCTTTTTAGAGAATATTGATAAAGTAACGGATCTAGAACCTTTTCTTAAAAATAGGTGGATTGCTGAAGTTAAATTTCTTAAAGCTTATTACCATTGGTATTTATTGAAAGCCTACGGGCCAATTCCTATTGTAGACGAAAACCTGCCTATATCTGCCAACTCAGATCAGGTCAGAATAGAAAGGCAACCGGTTGATGACGTGGTAGATTATATTGTAGAATTAATAGACTCAGTAACTCAAGAAGAAGTTAATGGAGGTCTGCCCAATAGAATAGATAATAAAACTTCAGAGCTCGGTAGAATTACAAAGCCAATAGCTCTAGCAATAAAGGCACGTGTTTTAGTTACAGCAGCAAGCCCTTTGTTTAACGGCAACACAGATTTCGATAATTTTTTAGGCAATGATGGAACACCTTTGTTCAATACTAACTTTGAAATTGAAAAATGGAACAGGGCTTTAAAGGCTTGTGAAGAAGCAGTTGTAGCCTGCGAAGCAGCAGGAATAAGTTTGTACGAGTTTAATGAAAACGCTCAAGGTGCTACAGATAGGATAAAGACAGAAATGAGCATTAGAAATGCAGTTTGCGAAAGATGGAACTCTGAACTTATTTGGGGTAACGTTGGCTCTGATGTGCCTTCATGGGCAGTCCAGTTAACAGCTAGCCCCAATTTAGATCCTAATATTACAAGTTTAAATTTAAAGGCACATTTTGCGCCTACTTTACGCATTGCAGAAATGTTTTATACTGAAAACGGAGTGCCTATTGACGAAGATAAAACATGGAGCTATCAAGACCGATATAATTTGCGTACCGTTGAAGCAAGCGATGAAGGTATGCAGGAGGGGTACAAAACGGTCGGTTTGCATTTTAACAGAGAACCACGATTTTATGCAAACTTAGGCTTTGATGGTGCTACCTGGTTTATGCGCAATAATACTTGGGATTTAAAGACCAAAATTGGTCAGCATGCAGGAAAAAAACAGAGTGTTTTGTATTCCATAACCGGTTACTATGCTAAAAAACTAGTTAACTGGAACATGGTAATTTCTCAAGGAGGCGGGGTAAGTTTAGAGTTTTACCCTTGGCCCGTAATGCGTTTAGCAGATTTGTATTTATTGTACGCTGAAGCTTTAAATGAAACAGGTAATAATGCTTTGGCTTTAGAATATATTAATAAAGTGCGAGAAAGAGCTGGTTTGGAGACTGTACAAACCTCATGGAGTACTTATTCTAATAATCCCGGAAAATACACTACACAAGATGGGTTAAGAGAAATAATACAGCAAGAACGTTTAATAGAATTAGCGCTTGAGGGCAAACGCTTCTGGGATTTAAAGCGTTGGAAAAAATCTGCTTCTAGATTAAATACCCCAATTTA